In the genome of Oscillospiraceae bacterium, the window CGTATTTTCGCTCCTCTGACAATACCGCCGAAATTATAGCTTCAGGCGCGGAGGTTATAATACCGCAATATGCCGGCAGCAATGTAGACATTCCCGCAATTCCCGGCGAACTGAAACGCGTGTTTTTACCCGGCTTTAAGTCTGTTCTCGACGTCGGCGGAGACGACAGCGGCGCGATTGTCCTGAGCGGATACTGGGAGGATATAATAAAAGCCGGTTATAATTTTATATATATAATCAACGAAAGCCGTCTTTATATTAAATCGCCGCTTGACGCGTCTTCAATGCTTTCGGGCATACAGACAGCGTCCGGTCTTAAGGCGACCTGTATAATTAACAATACGAATCTCGGTCAGGAAACAAACGCTGATATAATAAGGCACGGGTTTGACTACGCCGAAAGGGTATGCTCGTTAACCGGTCTGCCGCTTTGCGCCACATCCATTCCCGAATCAATTTTCAACGCTTTTTCAGCGGATGAAATTGAGAAATACCGAATATGTCCTATAAAGGATGTCACAAAGAAGCTTTATAACTAAAGTAATATATGACAGTAAATTTCAGCAAAAAGATAAGCAGGGCGTTGTTGTATAATTTAATATTACCAAAATTTTTCTCATAAATCGGAAATCTATACGATGATAAATTGGTCTTTTTACACAGAATACAGTTATCACCCGTTTGATCAGCATGACATATAATAAGGTGATAAAAACCTGCTGTGTTTTGATAATCATTAAAACGGCAATAAAATAATCCTTGTTTTGCGGTAATTATTTAATAGCCGAGTTAATAACTATATATCAATATTTATAACGGAGGCGCGGAAATCCGCGGCATTCCATTGAAAAGAAACAAAACAGTTATTTTAATTTTATTATTAATCATCATTATCCCGTTAATTCTTTCGGCCAGTTTTATTACGATGATAATATTCGGGGCAGCGGACGGCAGTATAAATTCAGCGCAGTTAGTATTTGCGGCAACAATATTAATTGCTTATGTATTTACTCTTTATCTTCTGATCTTAAGCTTCGGCTTCGCAAAGCGGTCACGTAAGCTCTGGAACATACTTTACATAGAACTTGATCCCGAAAAGTTCATAAATGAAACACAAATTTACCTTTCACGTATAAAAAATGCCGTTCAGAAAAATGTACTCAGAATGAATTTGGCTCTCGGATATGAAGCCTTACGCGATTATACAAAAGCAGTCAGCATGATGCAGTCTGTATCCGCAAACGAGATCAGCGGTATTTATAAGCTCATATACCATACGAATCTAGCCGTTTTTTACGCAAAGCTTAAAGATATCGAATCAGCGGAAAACCATTTCACCGAATGCGAAAAGCTTATCCCGCACGCACAATCATATATTGTTCAGTCAGGTGAAATTGATAACGCAAGAGGCGTCATTTCATACCACACAGGCGATTTT includes:
- a CDS encoding ParA family protein; translation: MKKLTEYIKKINDAPVIIICGHYGAGKTNIAVNLTLELAENSRKENKIILADLDIVNPYFRSSDNTAEIIASGAEVIIPQYAGSNVDIPAIPGELKRVFLPGFKSVLDVGGDDSGAIVLSGYWEDIIKAGYNFIYIINESRLYIKSPLDASSMLSGIQTASGLKATCIINNTNLGQETNADIIRHGFDYAERVCSLTGLPLCATSIPESIFNAFSADEIEKYRICPIKDVTKKLYN